The proteins below come from a single Zhouia spongiae genomic window:
- a CDS encoding YeiH family protein: MKVTITRLLFIAIILLALSGLISSVLALILGFLFTLFFNNPYETYSHKAIQFFLKLSVVGLGFGMFLKETIQTGLEGLELTFLSIILTVTLGLLLTKGFKLDRQLGHLITSGTSICGGSAIAAISPVIKAKGKTISIALAVIFLLNSVALFIFPVIGRFFHLNQHDFGLWCAIAIHDTSSVVGAAMNYGDEALKIATTVKLSRTLWIVPLSVFSMFMFKTKGEKIKIPYFILLFITAIVINSFHILPIPVTGYIVLISKRLLVVTLFIIGTTISLKEIKTTGMKPILLALSLWLFISLFSLLYIM, translated from the coding sequence ATGAAAGTTACCATAACCAGATTACTTTTTATAGCTATTATCCTGTTAGCCTTGTCGGGGTTAATCAGTAGTGTACTCGCTCTCATACTCGGATTTCTATTTACATTGTTCTTTAATAATCCGTATGAAACTTACAGTCATAAAGCCATACAATTCTTTCTTAAACTATCTGTTGTTGGTTTAGGTTTTGGAATGTTTTTAAAAGAAACGATACAGACCGGACTGGAAGGACTGGAACTGACTTTCTTATCGATCATCCTTACGGTTACTTTAGGCTTGCTACTCACTAAAGGATTTAAGTTAGACAGGCAATTAGGCCATTTAATTACTTCGGGAACGTCTATTTGCGGGGGAAGTGCCATTGCAGCCATATCGCCCGTTATAAAGGCCAAAGGAAAGACCATCAGTATTGCTTTGGCAGTCATTTTTCTGTTAAATTCGGTGGCTCTGTTTATCTTCCCTGTGATCGGTCGTTTTTTTCATTTAAATCAGCACGACTTTGGACTTTGGTGTGCTATAGCTATCCACGATACCAGTTCTGTAGTCGGAGCAGCCATGAATTACGGAGATGAAGCCTTAAAAATTGCAACAACGGTAAAGCTATCTCGAACCTTATGGATTGTTCCGCTATCGGTTTTTTCCATGTTTATGTTTAAAACCAAAGGAGAAAAGATAAAAATCCCATACTTTATCTTGTTATTTATAACGGCTATCGTTATAAACAGCTTTCACATACTCCCTATTCCGGTTACCGGGTATATAGTGCTTATTTCGAAGCGATTGCTCGTGGTAACACTTTTTATTATAGGAACAACGATCTCTCTGAAAGAAATAAAAACTACCGGGATGAAGCCGATTCTCCTTGCCTTATCTCTTTGGTTGTTTATTTCTCTATTCTCTCTTTTGTATATTATGTAG
- a CDS encoding capsule assembly Wzi family protein, whose amino-acid sequence MKYKHIVRSLLLTLPTFLLAQETEFSGRITLGGYASVRDSLPFWMANNTYGRMEEDTRVMGLAEVKLQHRLGVQSFLEAGTGLLFNDAAAPVLRGDSWYLQYQNKWFGVIGGKKQRPTTYGGLSTSGESILWSDNARPLPGVYAYTTKPIALGKSEKFLIDAYWGEYLMDDDRYVDNARVHSKGLTFIYRFNPRTELSIGLEHVAQWAGTSTTTGKQPSGFKDYLKIITGSSGGEGAVGGDQINALGNSIGSYRVRFKKQYDHFNLELFWNSVFEDRSGRELNNLPDGRYGVYLAKKQPTGLVHHMLYEFYYMKSHSDGAPFFSTGDDYFNNYVYQSGWTYHQHTIGSPFFLPYSNGVGIANNRFMAHHLGIGGNVKELPYRLLLSYNRNYGRRPRGTIMQEGKNVFSSRLDLKLPIHFAELKVLMGADFGETFKPKYAAGLQLVKEF is encoded by the coding sequence ATGAAATACAAACACATTGTACGAAGTCTATTATTAACCCTACCTACATTTTTATTAGCACAAGAAACAGAATTCAGCGGTCGTATAACACTCGGTGGTTATGCCTCTGTACGCGATTCTTTGCCTTTTTGGATGGCAAACAATACTTATGGCCGTATGGAAGAAGATACCCGTGTTATGGGACTGGCCGAAGTAAAACTACAACATCGTTTAGGTGTGCAGTCGTTTTTAGAAGCAGGAACAGGACTGTTGTTTAACGATGCCGCAGCTCCGGTATTAAGAGGCGATAGCTGGTATCTGCAATACCAGAACAAATGGTTTGGTGTCATTGGTGGGAAAAAACAACGCCCGACTACGTATGGCGGGCTATCAACTTCTGGAGAGAGTATACTGTGGTCTGATAATGCCAGGCCGTTACCGGGGGTATATGCTTATACTACAAAGCCGATAGCGTTAGGGAAGTCTGAAAAGTTTTTAATCGATGCCTATTGGGGAGAGTATCTTATGGATGATGATCGCTATGTCGATAATGCCCGCGTACATAGTAAAGGCCTCACTTTTATCTATCGGTTTAATCCAAGAACGGAATTATCGATAGGATTGGAACATGTGGCACAATGGGCAGGGACTAGTACCACAACAGGGAAGCAACCGTCAGGTTTTAAAGATTATCTAAAAATAATTACCGGGTCTTCTGGAGGAGAAGGTGCAGTAGGTGGAGATCAGATCAATGCTTTAGGTAATTCTATAGGTTCATACCGGGTACGATTTAAAAAGCAGTACGATCATTTTAATTTGGAGCTCTTCTGGAATTCGGTATTTGAAGACCGTTCCGGGAGAGAGCTTAATAACCTGCCTGATGGACGATACGGGGTGTACCTGGCAAAAAAACAACCTACAGGTTTGGTACATCATATGCTTTACGAGTTCTATTATATGAAAAGCCATAGCGACGGAGCGCCATTCTTTAGTACCGGCGATGATTATTTCAATAATTATGTTTATCAATCAGGCTGGACATACCATCAGCATACCATCGGTTCGCCGTTCTTTTTACCATATTCTAATGGAGTAGGCATTGCTAACAATCGTTTTATGGCACACCATTTAGGAATAGGAGGGAACGTTAAGGAATTGCCATACCGATTGTTGCTTAGCTATAACAGAAATTATGGCAGACGACCACGGGGTACTATTATGCAAGAAGGTAAGAATGTATTCTCCAGCCGTTTAGATCTAAAACTTCCGATACATTTTGCCGAGCTAAAGGTGCTTATGGGAGCTGATTTCGGAGAGACTTTCAAGCCTAAATATGCTGCAGGACTACAATTAGTAAAGGAGTTTTAG
- a CDS encoding glycosyltransferase family 4 protein — MLWYTIGIFLGCFIFTLLTIPKIINVVKYKNLMDDPGSRSSHEQKTPTLGGVSFYLSFVGTLFFIRNFAVYEEAIYLMPALTIIFISGLKDDLVSISPKAKLLAQFCAIAFVLYNPSFAITSLHGFMGIGTIPQLAGAVLSAFFMIVVINAFNLIDGIDGLAAMVGLVISGAYAFIFYTINQGFFVLLCLALQGCLLAFLYYNLSVKRKIFMGDTGSLLVGFIISLLTIKLLAVPMEDSFALPFLRENTPIIIISILIVPLLDTARVFIVRILNKRSPFSADRNHLHHLFTDGLLLSHKRASFFISVLNLLFIGLIMILSNYLGYKLLLPAFSLAVFLILLYCIPLKKNKERFEEKPEALKRLMEKKK, encoded by the coding sequence ATGTTGTGGTATACAATAGGTATCTTTTTAGGGTGCTTTATATTTACGTTACTGACCATCCCCAAGATCATTAACGTTGTAAAGTATAAAAACCTAATGGACGATCCGGGCTCGAGGAGTTCACACGAGCAAAAAACACCTACTTTGGGAGGAGTCTCCTTTTACTTGTCGTTTGTCGGTACATTGTTCTTTATAAGAAACTTTGCCGTATACGAAGAGGCCATCTATTTAATGCCGGCTCTTACTATTATTTTTATTTCCGGACTTAAAGACGATCTGGTGTCTATTAGTCCAAAGGCAAAACTGCTAGCTCAGTTTTGTGCTATTGCCTTTGTGTTGTACAATCCTTCTTTTGCTATCACTTCTTTGCATGGGTTTATGGGGATAGGTACAATTCCACAACTGGCGGGAGCAGTACTTTCTGCATTTTTTATGATCGTAGTAATCAATGCCTTTAATCTAATCGATGGTATCGATGGCCTGGCAGCTATGGTAGGATTGGTTATTTCCGGAGCATATGCATTCATATTTTATACCATAAACCAGGGGTTCTTCGTGTTGTTATGTCTGGCATTACAGGGGTGCTTATTGGCTTTTCTGTATTATAATTTGTCTGTAAAACGCAAAATTTTTATGGGAGATACGGGCTCTTTATTGGTAGGCTTTATTATAAGTCTCTTAACGATAAAGCTATTGGCCGTACCGATGGAAGACTCTTTCGCTCTGCCTTTTTTAAGAGAAAACACACCGATTATTATAATTAGTATTTTAATAGTACCCTTGCTGGATACCGCCAGGGTGTTTATCGTAAGGATATTGAACAAAAGATCCCCTTTTTCAGCGGACAGAAATCATTTACACCATTTGTTTACTGATGGCTTATTGCTCTCTCATAAACGTGCCAGTTTCTTTATCAGTGTGCTGAACCTGTTGTTTATAGGTCTTATAATGATACTGTCAAATTATTTAGGCTATAAATTGTTATTACCGGCTTTTTCATTAGCCGTGTTTTTAATTCTGTTGTACTGTATCCCCCTTAAAAAGAATAAGGAGCGTTTTGAAGAAAAGCCTGAAGCCTTAAAACGTTTAATGGAAAAGAAAAAATAA
- a CDS encoding two-component regulator propeller domain-containing protein encodes MRLIFYFFLFTVSGFSQSLKFKTLTTKDGLSNNSVNDIIGDNKGRLWIATWDGLNRYDSKDFKSYKHIDNDSTSLAGNVIYVLQKDGDGKIWCLTDNNTVSRLSEKGTFENYSFNEDPVDLQLSKDNNLVVVTENGRYYKFNNTGFSEMEPEQVNAPGSALYEKLLQNQYPDVFINEAYQDRKGNIWYATRKSGLFVIRNKEVNIHNMHIEHYMYDLYNPYSLAGNEIEKIYEDDFGNIWLGHKDGGLSMAFTGSEHINTIAPHPETFRQLPGETVRAVTMDKNNELWLGYYTRGLYKYNKDQRDFVKAPLKRAETNKDWERIRSLYTGKDGSVWVGTYAGLVRIKEKDTACYSAEDNPLLPANRIYAVTETKNNKLWVACWGGVALFDVKENKFEDFKGREKLKSYHIRDIVTSGNELALATEDHGVILFNPNNGSKRHLTTAQGLSGNSIYDIHKDQSSGYYWIAALGGVTVFDPQKGVVKVISEKEGLPSHMVYSVIPNGRHIWISTTKGIAAIYKDNYKVNVLNPEEGWQAPEFSEGAYYQDAKGVLYFGGINGLNYFAPELIGFNKTLPALTFEIDGMNNDKMYIEKSYAENHISLNIVPVSYRKNFENEVLYRLTGLDKDWKVFKGNPVLYKDLSPGAYTLELKNSTSNSGMPESQVKVIISPPFYKSSWFVWVLVTGGLLFVTLGFLYKIRKDKIYKEKLRAKINERTAVIDSQKKDLIKVNKVLEDQNRKIYRQKEEVLALHHQLKNEDFEIEKFKTFVLAGFKKPLMQILQQSQDDSIPSEVQTSLVHQTRIMMDALIEWDFLAQVNHIDVSEKSLVKVNTVLIDLTKNQEQQLLKSGINLSYQIHVGEAWVTIDLLQFKLLFKYLFNDLIKYSNRGSNICLACFLKDEKLVLHINSDSELLQENTEGLKRYSPYYNAVKKLLLQLAGNIAVKTSKEAGVTMVLEVPCSVSKPGKDSVIQWNHLGMIDELPNDKQNILILSKEVNYKILESLLNGEGYHLIFENSIEKITSAFANLNIDLLVMYDVKLNGEILQFLEEQKKTKKSARCPILFISEEIGYFQMEQATELGIDTAIQLPVSKSFIQAKFTNLLRGRKALLEEKSSLTWFAKHKEDQLLSPNEKLVKKGLSCMHESMHDHTFNIERLQEKLEISRVKCYRVFKEVLNQSPSDVLINLRMQKAQYLLDQNTLNISEISFECGFANPKYFSRQFKKHFNCSPKVYKDQKKPA; translated from the coding sequence ATGAGGTTAATTTTTTATTTTTTTCTTTTCACTGTTTCCGGTTTTAGTCAATCTTTAAAATTCAAAACCCTGACTACAAAAGACGGATTATCTAATAATTCGGTGAATGATATTATCGGTGATAATAAAGGAAGGTTGTGGATAGCGACCTGGGATGGACTTAATCGGTATGATAGTAAAGACTTTAAAAGCTATAAACATATCGACAATGATTCTACTTCTCTCGCCGGTAATGTAATTTATGTTTTGCAAAAAGACGGGGATGGTAAGATTTGGTGTCTTACTGATAATAATACGGTAAGCCGGTTAAGTGAAAAAGGGACTTTTGAAAATTATTCTTTTAATGAAGATCCCGTCGATCTTCAGTTATCGAAAGATAATAATCTGGTGGTTGTTACTGAAAATGGGCGATATTATAAGTTTAACAATACAGGGTTTTCAGAAATGGAACCGGAACAGGTAAATGCACCCGGTTCGGCCTTATACGAAAAGCTGTTGCAAAATCAATACCCGGATGTTTTTATCAATGAAGCATATCAGGATAGAAAAGGCAACATCTGGTATGCCACGAGAAAAAGCGGACTTTTTGTAATTAGAAACAAGGAAGTTAATATTCATAATATGCATATTGAACATTATATGTACGATCTGTATAACCCTTATAGTCTTGCCGGGAATGAGATAGAAAAGATATATGAGGATGACTTCGGAAATATCTGGTTAGGACATAAAGACGGCGGACTCAGTATGGCCTTTACGGGTTCTGAACATATAAATACAATAGCTCCGCATCCTGAAACATTTAGGCAGCTACCAGGTGAAACGGTAAGAGCTGTTACCATGGATAAAAATAATGAACTTTGGCTGGGGTATTACACCAGGGGACTCTATAAATATAATAAGGATCAAAGAGATTTTGTTAAGGCGCCCCTGAAAAGAGCTGAAACCAATAAAGACTGGGAACGGATTCGTAGTTTATATACCGGAAAGGATGGCTCCGTTTGGGTGGGGACTTATGCCGGACTTGTCCGTATTAAAGAAAAAGATACCGCCTGCTATAGTGCTGAAGATAACCCCCTTCTGCCGGCTAACAGAATTTATGCAGTAACAGAAACGAAGAACAATAAATTATGGGTGGCATGTTGGGGAGGAGTGGCCCTTTTTGATGTAAAAGAAAACAAATTTGAAGACTTTAAGGGTAGGGAGAAATTAAAATCATATCACATCAGGGATATTGTCACTTCCGGCAATGAACTGGCATTGGCTACAGAGGATCATGGCGTAATTCTGTTTAACCCGAATAATGGGAGTAAACGCCATTTAACAACGGCTCAGGGGCTATCCGGAAATAGTATATATGACATTCATAAAGATCAGTCGAGCGGTTATTACTGGATAGCAGCTCTGGGAGGCGTAACAGTTTTTGATCCTCAAAAAGGAGTGGTAAAGGTTATTTCTGAGAAAGAAGGATTGCCGAGTCACATGGTATATAGTGTAATCCCGAATGGCAGGCATATATGGATAAGTACAACCAAGGGAATCGCCGCAATTTATAAAGACAATTACAAGGTAAATGTTTTAAACCCGGAGGAAGGGTGGCAGGCACCTGAGTTTTCCGAGGGAGCATATTATCAGGATGCCAAGGGGGTGTTGTATTTCGGTGGAATTAACGGACTTAATTATTTTGCTCCTGAACTCATCGGATTCAATAAAACACTACCCGCGCTTACCTTCGAAATAGACGGAATGAATAATGATAAAATGTATATTGAAAAATCATATGCAGAAAATCATATCAGCCTGAATATAGTTCCGGTTTCGTATCGGAAAAATTTTGAGAATGAGGTATTATACAGATTAACAGGTCTGGACAAAGATTGGAAAGTATTTAAAGGAAACCCTGTTCTGTACAAAGACTTGTCGCCGGGGGCATATACACTGGAATTGAAAAATAGCACGAGTAATTCCGGAATGCCTGAATCTCAAGTGAAAGTCATTATTTCGCCCCCATTTTATAAGTCGTCCTGGTTTGTTTGGGTTTTGGTAACGGGAGGGCTTCTGTTCGTAACGCTTGGTTTTTTATATAAGATCCGTAAAGATAAAATCTACAAAGAAAAGCTTAGGGCAAAGATCAATGAGCGAACGGCTGTTATTGACAGCCAGAAGAAAGACCTTATTAAGGTAAATAAGGTGCTGGAAGATCAGAATCGTAAAATATACAGACAAAAGGAAGAAGTGTTGGCATTACACCATCAGTTAAAAAATGAAGATTTTGAGATCGAGAAATTTAAAACGTTTGTACTGGCCGGGTTTAAAAAACCTTTAATGCAAATACTGCAACAGAGCCAGGATGACAGTATTCCGTCTGAAGTACAGACATCTCTTGTTCATCAAACCCGGATAATGATGGACGCATTAATAGAATGGGATTTTTTGGCACAGGTGAATCATATTGATGTTTCTGAAAAATCACTGGTAAAGGTCAATACCGTATTAATTGACTTAACCAAAAATCAGGAACAACAATTACTGAAATCGGGTATAAATTTAAGTTACCAGATACATGTCGGGGAAGCATGGGTAACTATAGACTTGTTACAATTTAAACTCTTGTTCAAGTATCTTTTTAACGACCTTATTAAATATAGCAATCGGGGCAGTAACATATGTTTAGCTTGTTTTCTTAAAGATGAAAAGCTGGTGTTGCATATAAATTCTGATAGTGAATTATTACAGGAAAATACGGAAGGTCTAAAACGCTATAGCCCTTATTACAATGCAGTAAAAAAACTGTTATTGCAGTTAGCAGGGAATATAGCTGTAAAAACGTCAAAGGAAGCTGGTGTTACGATGGTATTGGAAGTTCCTTGCTCTGTTTCTAAACCAGGAAAAGATTCAGTAATACAATGGAACCACCTGGGAATGATTGACGAGTTGCCAAACGATAAACAAAATATTCTGATATTGAGTAAGGAGGTTAATTATAAGATTTTAGAATCTTTATTAAACGGAGAGGGATACCACCTGATTTTTGAGAACAGCATTGAAAAAATAACTTCTGCCTTCGCAAACCTTAATATCGATCTGTTGGTTATGTACGATGTAAAACTAAATGGCGAAATTTTACAGTTTTTAGAGGAACAAAAGAAAACTAAAAAATCAGCCCGTTGTCCCATCCTTTTTATTTCAGAAGAAATAGGCTATTTTCAAATGGAGCAGGCTACCGAATTGGGGATTGATACGGCAATTCAATTGCCGGTGAGCAAAAGTTTCATCCAGGCAAAATTCACCAACCTGCTGAGGGGGAGAAAAGCCTTGCTGGAAGAAAAAAGTAGCTTGACGTGGTTCGCAAAACATAAAGAGGATCAGTTGCTCTCGCCCAACGAAAAGCTGGTTAAAAAAGGCCTTTCCTGTATGCATGAAAGTATGCATGATCATACCTTTAACATAGAGCGTCTTCAGGAGAAACTAGAGATATCAAGAGTTAAATGTTATCGCGTGTTTAAAGAAGTGCTTAATCAATCACCTTCCGATGTACTTATTAACTTAAGGATGCAAAAAGCACAGTACCTGCTGGACCAAAATACTTTAAACATATCTGAAATCAGTTTTGAATGTGGCTTTGCCAATCCGAAATATTTCAGCAGACAATTTAAAAAGCACTTCAATTGCAGTCCCAAAGTATATAAAGATCAAAAGAAACCAGCCTGA
- a CDS encoding LysR substrate-binding domain-containing protein, with translation MKNKLTIFKTVAHYCSFTRAAEKLYISQPAISKAIRNIELEHKTTFFIRKRNSIELTEDGKLFLVYVNKILDVYSEMENHFLKQQKILPDIIHLGASTTIGNYILPKVIARFRAKFPDIDFELRSGNSETIETLITDRQLDFGITEGKNTNPQLQYRKLIKDEIVLVTNVRNKDFKNGVIDKSTLMEIPIVGRESGSGTKEIINKTLHIPKKKKLNNVASFSSTEAIRNYLYYSNDYALLSINSVTEDLINNKLRVIDIRDVTMERWFYFVSRTGFQSDVMDYIANFIQQEHN, from the coding sequence ATGAAAAATAAGCTAACCATTTTTAAAACTGTTGCTCACTATTGCAGTTTTACCAGGGCTGCCGAAAAGTTATACATTTCACAACCGGCCATATCGAAAGCTATCCGTAATATCGAACTGGAGCATAAGACCACTTTTTTTATCCGTAAAAGGAATTCTATTGAGCTTACCGAAGATGGAAAGCTGTTTCTGGTTTATGTAAACAAGATCCTGGATGTTTATTCCGAAATGGAAAATCACTTTTTAAAGCAACAGAAAATACTGCCCGATATAATTCATTTAGGTGCCAGTACCACTATAGGAAATTACATTCTACCGAAAGTTATTGCCAGGTTCCGTGCTAAATTCCCCGACATTGACTTTGAGCTAAGGAGTGGAAATTCTGAAACTATTGAAACTTTAATCACAGACCGGCAACTGGATTTTGGTATTACTGAAGGCAAGAACACAAATCCACAGTTGCAATACAGAAAGCTGATAAAAGACGAGATTGTTCTGGTTACCAACGTGAGAAACAAAGATTTCAAAAATGGAGTTATAGATAAGTCTACTTTGATGGAAATCCCGATTGTCGGAAGAGAATCCGGATCAGGAACTAAAGAGATCATCAATAAAACCCTGCATATTCCAAAAAAGAAGAAACTTAATAACGTAGCCAGTTTCAGCAGTACAGAAGCTATTAGAAATTATTTATATTATTCTAATGACTACGCCCTGTTATCGATTAATTCAGTAACTGAAGACCTGATAAACAATAAACTCAGGGTAATTGACATTAGGGATGTTACTATGGAAAGATGGTTTTACTTTGTTTCACGCACCGGATTTCAGTCGGATGTAATGGATTATATAGCCAATTTTATTCAGCAAGAGCATAACTAA